Part of the Pseudodesulfovibrio mercurii genome is shown below.
CCCTGGCCGTCTCGATGAGGTTGTATTCGAACATGATCGGCGTGATCTTTGTGGTCCGGGAGGCGACCAGCCGGTCGCGCAGCTCCTCGATGTCCACCTGGGCCTCGAACAGGCCGATGGAGGCGGCGATCTTGGCCGGGTGTTCGGGGTCGATGGTTCCGTGCAGGGCCTGGAGGGTCTGGGTGACCATGTAGGTGTGGTCCCGGGCGCTCAGGATGGGCAGGGGCACGCCGGTCCAGCCCTCGATGAGCCGGTGCATGGACACGGAGGGCTGGATGCCGCCGGTCAGGACCATGCCCGCGATGTTCCCGTAGGCCGCGGACTGGCGCGAGGAGATGGCCGCCAGGATGATGTCCATGCGGTCGCCGGGGGTGATGATCAGGGCCCCGTCCTCAATGTATTCCAGGAAATGGGTGATGTGCATGGCCGCGGTCAGGAAGCTGTCCACCGGGGTGTCCAGGCTGCCGTGGCCGTAGAGGACCTTGGCGTCCAGCCACTTGATGACGTCGTGGATGGTCGGGTTGCCCAGCCGCTTGTCGTCCGGGATGGCGTAGGTCAGCAGGGGCTGGGCCGTTCGGGTCCGGGCCTTGAGGTCCCTGAGCATCCCGGGGGAGAAGTCCGGCCGGGCGCGGTTGACGATCAGCCCCAGGACCTCCAGGCCGCGCTCCTCGAAGATTTCCACCGTGCGCTGGGCCGAGCCGCACAGCTCGTCGTCGGTCCGGTCCAGGCCGTTGACCACGACCAGGACCGGGCAGCCCAGGTTGGAGACGATGCTCACGTTGATCTCGAACTCCAGGGTGGCGCTGCCGCCGATGTAGTCCGTGCCCTCGCAGAGCACGAAGTCGTACTCCTTTTCCAGCTCCTTGAACTTGTTCAGGGTGTTCTCCAGGAGCAGGGCCTTGTTGCCGCTGTTGATCAGCCTGCGGGCCTCGCTCAGGGTGTAGCCGTAGGTCCGCTCATAGGGCTGGTCGAGCTTGAAGTGGCGCAGCAGCAGGTCGATGTCGTGGTCGCGTCGTCCCTCCAGCGGGTCGCTGACGACCGGGCGGAACACGGCCACGTTCTGGAGGTTGGCGCGCAGCAGATGCATGACCCCGAGGACGATGGCGGACTTGCCGCTGCGGGCTTCGGTGGCTGCTATGTAGAGGCTCTTGGACATGTCGGTCTCCTTGGACCGGCCCGGTGGAGAACCGGGAGAAGGCGGTTGTCGGAGCGCCTTCTCCCGGCCGGATGCCGTGGGTGACGTCGGGGCTGTTGACGACGGCATCCGCTATGCTCCGTAGGGCATGGGGTATGGCTTGGTTGGTCAGTTTCCGGCCTGGGTCTCCTCGACAGGGGATTCCTCGGCCAGGAACGGTTCGTCCCGGTCGTAGCAGACCAGGCCGCAGCGGAGGCAGCGGTCGGCTTCGGTCAGGGCCTGGGGTTCGTCGAGGGGGCCCTCCACCTCGCTGAAGGTGCAGGTGCGGTCGTCGCCGTGGCACAGGAGGGGCAGGACGGCCCGTTGTTTGCGTTCCACGTGGTCGATTTCCTTGAACAACGTATAGGGGATCATGCCCTTCTGGGTGGTCTCGGGGACCGGGATGGCGGCCTGGGTCAGGTGGTAGTGGATGGACCGGGCCGCCTTGCGGCCGTCGCCGATGGCCGAGATGACCAGGTCCGGGCCGGTGTAGACGTCGCCCGCCGTGAATACGCCGGGGATGGCCGTCTCGAAGGTGTCCGGGTCGGCCGCGATGGTCTGCCACTTGGTGGTCTCCAGGGCGCAGGTTCCCTCGGGATTGTCCTCGTACAGGCAGGCGAGGTCGGGCTTCTGGCCGATGGCCGGGATGATCAGGGTGGCCTCCATGCGCTGCTCGGAGCCCTCCTTCTTGATCGGGCGGCGGCGTCCGGAGGCGTCCGGTTCGCCGAGCTCCATCTCGTAGTATTCCAGGTGGGTGGCCCGGCCGTTTTCGTCGCCGATGACCCGGGCCGGGGCGGCCAGGAACGTGAACTTCACGCCCTCCTCCTCGGCCCCGTCGATCTCTTCCTCGGCGGCGGGCATCTCGTTCCGCGTGCGCCGGTACATGAGGGTCACGTCGGCCCCCAGGCGGACGCAGGTGCGGGCCGCGTCGATGGCCGTGTTGCCGCCGCCGACCACGATGACCTTGCTGCCGGTCTCGGGTTTCTGGCCCAGGGCGTGGGCGGTCAGGAACTCGATGCCGCCCATGACGCCGTCCAGGTCCTCGCCCTCGGCGTACATGCCGGATGCCCGCCACGCGCCGATGCCGATGAAGGTGGCGTCGAAACCCTCGGCCTTCAGGGATTCCAGGGTGAAGTCGCGGCCGAACCGGGTGTTCATGCGGGTGTCGATGCCCAGGTCCAGGATGCCCTGGATCTCCCAGTCCAGGTCCGCCTTGGGCAGGCGGTATTCCGGGATGCCGTAGCGGGTCTGGCCGCCGAGCTTGGGCATGGCGTCGAAGATGGTCGGGTGGTGGCCCAGGCGGCGCAGGAAATAGGCGCAGGACAGCCCGGCCGGGCCGCCGCCGATGACGGCCACGCGTTTGCCGGTGTCCCTGGCGCAGGGCACGGGCAGGTGGACGCCCGAGCGCAGCTCGCGGTCGGCCACGAAGCGCTTGAGCATGTTGATGCCCACCGGGGCGTCCACGTGCTGGCGGCGGCAGACCGTCTCGCACGGCCGGGGGCAGACCCGGCCGCAGGTGACCGGCAGCGGGTTGCGCTCCTTGATGGTCATGACCGCGCCGTCGTAGTCGCCCGCCTTGATCTGCTCGATATACCTGGGGATGTTGATCTGGGCCGGGCACTTCTGGCGGCACGGGGCCAGGCAGTCGGTGGTCTGGTTGAGGTGCAGCAGCCGGGCGGACATGCCGGACACGGCGATGACGCCGCGCGGGCAGGCGTCCACGCAGTTGCCGCACGCCTTGCAGCGGTTCGGGTCGATGACCGGCAGCCCCTCGGGTCCCATGTGGATGGCGTCGAAGGGGCAGGCGCGCACGCAGGAGCCCAACCCCAGGCAGCCCTCGGGGCAGGACTTGGACCCGCCGTAGAGCAGGTGGGCGGCCCGGCAGTCCAGGGCGCCCTCGTAGTGGAAGGCGTCCTCGGCCCGCAGCCCGCCGGTGCAGTCGCGCACGGCCAGCTCGGGCTCGCGCTCGACGACCTCCTGGCCCATGAGGGCGGCGATGACCGCGATGGCCTCGGAGTCGGCCACGATGCAGGCCGAGGCCGGGGCCTTGCCCGCCACGATGGCGGCCGCCGCGCCCGAGCAGCCCGGGAAGCCGCAGCCGCCGCAGTTGGCCCCGGGCAGGTTGTCCTCGATGAGCGCGATGCGCGGGTCCTCCTTGACGAAGAGGAGCTTCGAGGCGATGCCCAGGATGGCCGCCGCCAGCAGGCCGATGCCGAACAGAGTCAGTCCCGATGTCAGTATCATGATGTCGTCCCGTGCTTGTCCGTTAGATCATGCCCTTGAAGGCGAAGAAGGCCAGGGACATGAGCCCGGCCATGATCAGCCCGATGGGCGTGCCGCGCATGGCCATGGGCAGCCGCCGCACGGCCAGCCTCTCGCGGATGCCCGCCAGCAGGACCAGGGCGAGCATGAAGCCCAACCCCGAGGCGAAGGCGAACAGGACCGTCTTGACGAAGCCGAACTCCTCGCGCTGGCAGATGAGCGCGATGCCCATGACCGCGCAGTTGGTGGTGATCAGCGGCAGGAAGATGCCCAGGGACTTGTACAGCGGCGGGACGACCTTCTTGAGGAACATCTCCACGAACTGGACCAGGGCGGCGATGACCAGGATGAAGGCGAGCGTCTGGAGGAAGTCCAGGCCGAAGGGGGCCAGGACGTACTCCTGGACCAGCCAGGTGATGGCCGCGGCCATGACGGCCACGAAGACCACGGCCCCGCCCATGCCGACGGCCACGCCCGTGTCCCTGGAGGTGCCGATGAACGGGCAGTTGCCCAGGTACTGGGCCAGGACGATGTTGTTGACGAACATCGCCCCGATGAAGAGAAGGAAGTATTCCTGCATTATCGTTTCCTTGATCCGCGGCTGTTGAAAAACGGCGATCTGCGTCGTTGCTTCAAAAAGTCCAAACCCTCGCGTACCGGAAGTACGCTTCGGCCTTGAACTTTTTTCGCGCCTAGCATCTCACCATTTTTGAACAGCCTCCAATTTTGATTTTTTGGATACTCGTCAGCAGTTCTTGTGGCCGCAGCCGCCGCATGCGCCGCAGTCGTGGGTCGGGGCCTGGACGGCCGCCAGCCCCTTTCGCCTGCGCCGGACGTTCTCCACGAAGGTCATGATGCACAGGAGGATGCCGAGCGTGACGAAGGCGCCCGGCGCCTTGACCATGATGCCGATGGGCTGAAAGCCCTCCCAGGCCACGTTGACCCCGAAGATCATGCCCGTGCCGAGCAGCTCGCGCAGGGCCCCGAGAAAGGTCAGGGACAGGGTGTAGCCCACGCCCATGCCCAGGCCGTCGGCCAGGGACGGGAGCACGGGATTCTTGGAGGCGAAGGCCTCGGCCCTCCCCAGGATGATGCAGTTGACCACGATGAGCGGCACGAAGATGCCCAGCCGCTGGTAGAGCGGATAGGCGAAGGCCTGCATGAGCAGCTCCACGGCGACCACCAGGGAGGCCGCGACCACGATGAAGCAGGCGATGCGCACCTTGGACGGGATGAACCGGCTGAGCAGGGAGACCAGCATGTTGGACAGGGCCAGGACGAAGATGACGGCTACGCCCATGCCGAGCCCGTTGCTCGCCGTGTTGGTCACGGCCAGGGTCGGGCAGAGCCCCAGGACCAGCTTGAACGGCGGCAGGTCCGTCCACAGCCCTTTCGAGAATTCCTTCCACAATCTGCTGTTCATTGTCGGCTCCATGCGCTGCGGCGGTCTAGGACCAGCCCGCGGCGAGCTTGCCTTTCAGGGCGTTGAAGATGGCGATGGCGTCGCGCACGGCGGCCACGGTGCCGGTGGACGAGATGGTCGCCCCGGCCACGGCCTGGATGTCGCCGCCGTTCTTCTTGAGGTCCATGTGTTCCAGTGAATGGCCCCGGAACTGGGTGGTGTAGCCGTGCTCGGCCACGCGCGCGCCCACGCCGGGGGTCTCCTTGAGGGTGGTGATGCCGATGCCGGTCAGGGCCATGGCGTGCACGTCGAAGCCGACCATGACGCCGATGTCGCCGCCGTAGCCCTTGCCCGAGGTCTCGAAGGCCACGCCCACGAGCGCGCCGTTCTTGAGGGCCGGGAACACGATCACGGTGCGGCCGTCCACCTCGAACTTCCTGCGGTCCTTGATCGGGTTGTTGTCGTACCCGGCCAGGACCGACTCGATGGCCGGGGCCTGGACATAGGTCAGGACCTGCTCCTCGATGATCGGGGCCGTGACCTGCCTGAGCGCGGCCAGGGTGATGCCCGCGATGCCGCAGATGAGCGACAGGACGATCATCATCTTGATCATTTCCTTCATGGCCTACCTCCTTCCGAACGGCTTGGGCCGGATGCGTTCCAGGACCGGGGTGAACAGGTTGGCCAGCAGGATGGCGAAGGGCACGCCGTCCGCGTAGGCCCCCCAGGTCCGGATGATGATGATCAGGGCTCCGGTCAGCAGCCCGAAGAGGAGCATGGGGATCTGCCGGTTGGGGGAGGACGGCCCGTCCGTGGCCAGGAAGAAGGCCCCGAACAGGGTGGACCCGGTCAGCAGATGGAAGGCCGGGGAGGCGTAGATGGACGGGTCGAGCCAGTGGAACAGGAAGGCGGTCAGGGCGACCCCGCCGATGACCCCCACCGGGATGATGGACGAGACGTGCCTGCGCATGACCAGGAGCATGCCGCCGAGGACCACGCCCGCGATCTGGACCGCGCCCAGGCCGCCGAGCTGCTTGCCCAGGAAGAGCTGGCGGGTGTCGGTGATCTGGACCGCGTCCAGGCCGAAGTCCTTGAGCTGGGCCAGGGGATAGGTCAGGTCCGTGCCGAGCATGGAGGCGTTGATGTCCATGAAGGCGGGCCAGGAGATGCGGCAGATGGCCCAGCCGATGAGCGGGGCGCAGAACGGGCTGCCGCCCAGCGGGCCGAAGGCCATCTTGCCGAGCACGATGGAGGCCGCGCTGCCGAAGGTCACCAGCCACCACGGGGCCGATGCGGGCAGCAGGAAGGCGAAGGACAGCCCCACGGTGAAGGCGTGGAAGTCGTGGACCTCGGTCTCCCGGTCCATGAAGTAGTCGCAGGCCATCTCGGCCAGCACGGCGGCGGCCATGGACAGGGCCATGACGCGCACGGCGGGCATGCCGAAGGTCATGGTCGCCATGACGGCGGCGGGCAGCATGGCCACCAGGATGGTCAGCATCCGGTCCCGCACGGTGGTGCCGCAGTGGCGGTGGGGCGGGACCGAGACGGTCAGGGCAAAGGGGTTGAGGGGCTTCACGGCAGGGGTACCTCCCCGGACTGGGCTTTGGCCTTCGCCAATTCGCTCTTGGCGAGCCGGATGTATTGAAGCATGGGGCGGTGGGCGATGCAGAAATAGCCGCACAGGCCGCACTCGAAGCAGACGTCCACACCCTCGGCCTCGGCCTTGTCGTACCGCCCGAACTCGGCATAGCTGGTGATCATGGCCGGATCCAGCCGCGCCGGACACCGCCGCACGCACTCCCCGCACCCCACGCAGGCGGCATCCACCACCACCGGCGCCGGGTTGCGCACCAGGCCGACGCAGGTGGTCGCGCGGTCCACGCCCTGGCCGGGCGAGGACGCGGCCGTGCCCCGGAGCACGCCGCCCAGGACGATGCGGTCGCCGTCGCGGAGGGTCTCGCCATCGGTGGTCAGGATCTCGCCCACCGGGGTGCCCAGGTCCATGAGCCGGGCCGCGTTGCCCACGGTGACCATGGTCTCCATGACCGGCAGGCCGGTCTCCATGACCAGGCCCGCGTGGAACACGGTCTCCAGGCCGATGACCAGGGTGTTGTCCGGGGCCTCGATGCCGGTCACGGCCTTGGCCACCAGGGGGTCGAGCCCCTGGGGATACTGGTCCGGCACGACCTTGACGGTCATGTTGGGCAGGCTCTCCCGGACCGCTCCGGGCACGGCCAGGACCACGTCCACGGGCACGAATCCCCGGACCAGGGCCTCGGCCCCGGCGCGCAGGGTGTCCTGCCGCTCGGCCATGAGGGTGCGCCGGGAGTGCAGGCTCGGCTCCTCGTCCACCGCGTTGAGGATCAGGGTGTCCACCTGGTGACAGACCGGGATGTCGGCCCCGAGTTCGCGCAGGCGGGTCAGGAGTTCCGGGCCGCTCAGGCCGTCGAGGACTTCCGGGGGCACGGTCCCGCCCTCGCCGCCCTCGATGCGGATGCGGTACGGATCCACGTGCCGGACCGTGCCGGCGAAGGGGGCGTGGATGTCGCCCGCGCCGGGCCGGGACGCTGTGGCGATGCGCTCGCCGCGCGCGACCTCCTGGCCGCAGGTGACCAGCGGGCAGTGGCGGTTCAGGGTCATCTCCGCCTGGGCGGAGGGTGTTTGTTGCATGGTCATGTTCCGGCTACCTGCTGATGTGGCATTGTTTGCAGTTGTCCGGGCCGTAGGGGCCCGCGCCCATTTCCTCGTGGCAGGACATGCACTGGTCGTGGAAGGCGTTCATGCGCGGCAGGACCAGCTCCCTGGTCTCGGCCTCGTGGCACTGGTTGCAGGCCGAGAAGTCGCCCTTGTAGTCGGTCATGTCCTTCTGGGAGTGGCAGGACTTGCAGCTGGACAACCCCTTGTCGAACATGTCCTCGTGGCACTGGCCGCAGCTCTTGTGTCCGGCCTCGCGCATGGACAGGAGGTTGTTCGTGCTCTTTTCCCCGTGGCAGTTGGTGCACTTCTGGGGCTCGGGCTCGATGTCCTTGCCGTGGTGGCAGTCGCCGCAGTCCGAGGCGTAGTCCTTGTGGACCTCGTGATCGAAGTTGATCTTGTCGTATTCAATGTGGTGGCAGCGCACGCAGTAGGACTCGTTGGGGAAGGAATCCATGTGATTGTCCACGAAATTCTTGTCGAAGTCGTTGGGATGGCAGGAGCCGCAGGCCAGGGCCCCGTCCTCGGGCGTGACGATGGGCTGGGTCTTGTCGTGGTGGCAGCGGGAGCATTCGATCCCGTAGTCCCGGTGGTGGACCAGGTGGGAGAAGATGACCTTGCCCCCGTTGTTCTCGAACAGGATGCGCACGGGCATCGGCTGCGTCTGGCCGGAGCGGACATAGCCGACGATGGCCACGGCCAGGAGCACTAAGGTCGCCGCCAGGACCGGAAATATTTTCGATTTTGAACGCATCGTTCCTCTCCGCCGCGATGAGGCGGCAGCTCCGGGTGATTACCGGTGATTGATTCCGTTGCGGTCTGCGGGCGGCCGGAGCCGCCCGCAGGGTCTTGTCGTTACTTGGGAATGACCGCCCAGCTGGGCACGGTGGTCAGGTCCACGCCCCACAGGGCCGGGAGGATGTAGACCACGAAGGCGGTGATCAGGATCGTGCCGAAGATGTTCAGCCAGACGCCCGCCTTGGCCATCTGCTTGATGCTCACGCATCCGCTGCCGAAGACGACGGCGTTGGGCGGCGTGGCCACCGGGAGCATGAAGGCGTAGGAGGCCGCCACGCAGGCGCCGACGATGGTCGCGAACGGGTGCACGCCCATGGCGATGGCCGCGGAACCCATGATGGGCACGAGCAGGGTGGCGGTGGCGGTGTTGGAGGTGATCTCGGTCAGGAAGATGGTGATCAGGACCACGACGCCGACGAAGATGATCATGCTGGTGCCGGCGAGTCCGCCGAGCTGGCTCGCGATGTAGGCGGCCAGGCCGGTCTTGGCGAAGCCGTTGGCGATGGCCAGGCCGCCGCCGAAGAGCAGGATGACGTCCCAGGGAATCTTCACGGCGGTCTTCCAATCCAGGAGGAACTCGCCCTTCTTGAAGTCGACCGGGATGGCGAACAGGATCAGGGCGCCGAGGATACCGATGGTGGCGTCGCCCACGTACTTGAAGTGGGGCATGATGCCCAGGACGAAGGTGGACTTGGCCATGAAGCCGCGTGCCAGCCAGAAGGCGGCCATGAAACAGCCCACGACCACGATCTTCTTTTCCTGGCTGGACATGGGTCCGAGCTTCTTCACTTCGTCGTCGATGATCTGGGCGCCGCCGGCCAACTCCAGGCCGCCCATGGGGAACAGGATCTTGGTCAGCAGGAACCAGGCGAAGGCCAGGGTGATGACCGCCAGCGGGACGCCGAAGAGCATCCACTGGCCGAAGCCGATCTGCACGCCGAACATCTTCTCGACCATGCCGGCCATGACGGTGTTCGGGGGGGTGCCGATGATGGTGGCCACGCCGCCGATGGACGCGGCGTAGGCGATGCCGAGCATCAGGCCCCGGCCGAAGTTGAACTCGGGACCGACGTGGGTGGTGCCGTCACGCAGGTGCTCGGAGTCGTAGCCCGTGGCCTGCTGGATGACGGCCATGCCGATGGGGACCATCATCATGGCCGTGGCGGTGTTGGACACCCACATGGACAGGAAGCCGGTGGCGACCATGAAGCCCATGATCATGCGCGCCGGGCTCGTGCCGATGGCCTTGATGGTGTACAGGGCCACACGGCGGTGCAGGTTCCAGCGCTCCATGGTCACGGCCAGGAAGAAGCCGCCCATGAACAGGTAGATCAGGTGGTTGGCGTAGGGGGCCGTGGACGCGGCGGACGACATGACGCCGAGCATGGGGAACAGGGCGATGGGCAGCAGGGAGGTCGCCGGAATCGGAATCGCCTCGGTGATCCACCAGATGGCCATCAGTGCGGTAACCGCCGCGACGTGCCATGCCTCTGTCTTCATGCCCTCGGGGGCCGGAATGAGCAGCATCGCGACGAGCACGATGGGTCCGAGGAAGAACCCTATGCGCTTGCCGTTGTTTGAATCAGCCTGATTGGACATTCTACACTCCTCAATTGGTAAGACGTTTCCATCTCGGAAAGGACCGCAACCCCAGACGGCGCTGAGGAAAAGTGCCGGGCGGAGCACCCCGCTCCGCCCGGTATTTATTTAGATTCCAAGATGATAAGTATCAACGAAAGCGCTCACGCGGGCGCTGGAGGCCTGGATACGCTTGCCGAGCGAGGCCTTGTATTCGTCCAGGTCGAGTTGCTTGCGGGCCACGCCCTCCTCCATGGCGGCCTTGGCCACGGCCACGGAGACGTACTCGATGAGCCGCAGGTCCAGGGCCTTGGGGATGACGTAGTCGATGCCGAACTCGAGTTTGTCCACGCCGAAGGCCTCGCAGACGTATTGCGGGGCCTCGGTCTTGGCCAGGTCGGCCAGGGCCTGGGCGGCGGCCAGCTTCATGCCTTCGGTGATGGCCGTGGCGCCGCAGTCGAGCGCGCCGCGGAAGATGAACGGGAAGCCGAGCACGTTGTTGACCTGGTTCGGGAAGTCCGAGCGGCCGGTGCCCATGATGCAGTCGGGGCGGGCGGACTTGGCGTCGTCGTAGGTGATCTCCGGGTCCGGGTTGGCGCAGGCGAAGATGATCGGGCAGTTGTCGGACATGGACTTGACCATCTCCTTGCTGACCACGCCGCCCTTGGACAGGCCCAGGAAGCAGTCCGCGCCGACCATGGCCTCGGCCAGGGAGGCGTATTCCTTCTCGGTGGCGTACTGCTGCTTGAACTCGTTCAGGTCCGTGCGGGGCTTGTTGATGTGTCCCTTGGAGTCGAACATGGCGATGTTCTCGAACTTGACGCCCATGTTCCGGTACAGGTTGGTGCAGGCGATGGCCGCCGCGCCCGCGCCGGAGATGACCACGCGCATGTCGGCGGCGTTCTTGCCCGAGATCTCGATGGCGTTCATCATGCCGGCGGAGGTGACGATGGCCGTGCCGTGCTGGTCGTCATGGAAGACCGGGATGTTCATTTCCTTTTTCAGCTTCTCTTCGATGTAGAAGCATTCCGGGGCCTTGATGTCTTCGAGGTTGATGCCGCCGAAGGTCGGCTCCAGGGCCTTGACGATGTCGCACAGCTTGTCCGGGTCGCTGACGTCCAGGTCGATGTCGTAGACGTCCACGTCGCCGAAGACCTTGAACAGCACGCCCTTGCCCTCCATGACCGGCTTGCCCGCCAGGGGCCCGATGTTGCCCAGGCCGAGCACGGCGGTGCCGTTGGAAACCACGCCGACCAGGTTGCCCTTGCCGGTGTATTCGTAGACCAGTTCGGGATCGGCGTGGATGGCCTTGCACGCCTCGGCCACGCCGGGGCTGTACGCCATGGACAGATGTTTCTGGGTCTTGCACGGCTTGACCGGGACGACCTCGACCTTCCCCTTGCGGCCGATGGAATGATAGTCCAGGGCCTCTTGTTTGGTGAATAATGCCATTGTGTTATCTCCTTGAAGGTTTGTGCGTTATTCGATGCCCGCGGCCTTCAGGTCGGGCACGGCGTACAGTTCGCCGCCGTGGGAATCGTTGATGACGAGCAGGGGGAAGTCCTCGACGGTCATCTCGCGGATGGCCTCGGGACCGAGTTCGTCGAAGGCGATGACCTTGGACGCCACGATGGAGTTGGACAGCAGCGCGCCCGCGCCGCCCGTGGCGCCGAAGTACACGGCGGTGTAGTCCTGCATGGCCTGCCGGGTGGCGGCGTCGCGCTTGCCCTTGCCGATGGTCGCCTTGAGGCCCAGGGAGTAGAGGCGCGGGGCGTAGGAGTC
Proteins encoded:
- a CDS encoding malic enzyme-like NAD(P)-binding protein — translated: MALFTKQEALDYHSIGRKGKVEVVPVKPCKTQKHLSMAYSPGVAEACKAIHADPELVYEYTGKGNLVGVVSNGTAVLGLGNIGPLAGKPVMEGKGVLFKVFGDVDVYDIDLDVSDPDKLCDIVKALEPTFGGINLEDIKAPECFYIEEKLKKEMNIPVFHDDQHGTAIVTSAGMMNAIEISGKNAADMRVVISGAGAAAIACTNLYRNMGVKFENIAMFDSKGHINKPRTDLNEFKQQYATEKEYASLAEAMVGADCFLGLSKGGVVSKEMVKSMSDNCPIIFACANPDPEITYDDAKSARPDCIMGTGRSDFPNQVNNVLGFPFIFRGALDCGATAITEGMKLAAAQALADLAKTEAPQYVCEAFGVDKLEFGIDYVIPKALDLRLIEYVSVAVAKAAMEEGVARKQLDLDEYKASLGKRIQASSARVSAFVDTYHLGI
- a CDS encoding Fe-S-containing hydro-lyase, whose protein sequence is MAEYKLNTPLTDEDIAQLKAGDVVFLTGTIYSARDAAHKKLVDLLDAGKELPFKLEGAAIYYVGPSPAPPGRPIGAAGPTTSYRMDSYAPRLYSLGLKATIGKGKRDAATRQAMQDYTAVYFGATGGAGALLSNSIVASKVIAFDELGPEAIREMTVEDFPLLVINDSHGGELYAVPDLKAAGIE